The following is a genomic window from Rutidosis leptorrhynchoides isolate AG116_Rl617_1_P2 chromosome 8, CSIRO_AGI_Rlap_v1, whole genome shotgun sequence.
AGTCAAATGCAGGTGTTTTTGGTTCTGTTCACAGCTACTTTATCGTATAACCAACTGAAAAAACAATGCTACACTTGAAAATTAACGAGAACTAATTCGAGGCTTACAATGTGCACCCCTATAAAGACATCttcttatattatatttgaatgccTTCTAAACAGGTATCCCCTGATCAAGCACAGCTACTTGCAATGCTTGTTCAGATTCTCGGGGCAAAAAGATGCATTGAAATTGGTGTTTATACTGTAAGTGTGTTAACTTTATTGAGTTCCTCATATTATATCTTTATTAAACTTTGTTTAATCGTGTTATTTAATACTCCAATTGTTCGAAAAAGAATACACTTCTAAAGAAATTTGTACCTAAGTTAGTAGAATAAGCATTGACATTCTAATGTTATAGGGATACTCATCTTTGGCTGTTGCTCTAGTCCTGCCTGAGTCTGGGATCTTGGTAGCTTGCGAGAGGGACAGTAATTCACTCGAAGTTGCAAAAAGGTATTATGATCGAGCGGGTGTTTCGCACAAGGTGATGAAAAGTCTTTCTTTTTACATATATTTCTATAAATGTCGACACAAGTAGGAGAATAATGAGTGGAGAAGTCTCTTTTGAGAGCTACCCGAAAGCCTTGGCCCACCTAAGTTGTTCCTAGTGTTTCCAATATTATGAGTTAATGACTAACGTTTGATCATTTTTAGGTGGATGCAAGACTAGGATTAGCTGTGGATACCCTACATGAAATGATAGAGAATGGTGAAAGTTGCAGGTGAATCATATAAATTACTAAATAAAGCTATTTAGTATTCTATATCTTTCGAAGTAGGAGATAAATTAACATCAACCTATAGCTTCTTTATACAGCATTCATCTTCATAactgaaaaataaaataaatgagGATCTGTATCATCTTTAAACTTTGAATGGAACAGTATCATTAGTCTCTGTTTAGGCAACATGTGAAGTCTGGAGTGTAATTGCATTTTCGTCTTCTGTTGTCAGTTATGATTTTGCATTTGTGGATGCCGAGAAAAGAATGTATCAGGAATACTTCGAACTGCTGCTAAAATTGGTTAGCGACATAATTTAATCCTTTAAGCAAGCATACATCTTTAGTTACCCGTATTACAATCATTTCATGTGGTTGTACTGAAATACCCTGTAAGTGACCGTTGAATGTTTACTTAATTACTCCTCTCCATGAGatgtgtttagttttatatgtttaaTTTTTTTAGGTGAGAGTAGGGGGTATTATTGTAATTGATAACGTGCTTTGGCATGGAAAGGTTGCCGATCCACTGGTGAGTAAACTAGTATGACTATATTACGAATTCATCTGTTTAAGGTTCTACAGTCTAAAGGGTTCGTTTTTTTCTACAGTTTAACGACAAAAAGACTGAGAGCATAAGAAGTTTTAACAGAGCTTTAATGGCTGATGAGCGCGTTAGCATTAGTATGGTATGTCTCATCGTGAACAAACTTGCTACTCTGTATGTCTCAGTTACATAGTTTCATTATATACCTAAACTGTATGTATTTGATAGGTACCAATTGGTGATGGCATGACCATATGTCATAAGAGGTGATTTATTCACATAAATGAAGAAAAAAATCGTGAGTATGAAATCTGTTGGCACATCTTATTTCCATCAAATTCGTCAGTCATTAACAAATTCAAATGGGTGATAATTACAGTAACTTAAATGGCAAAATGTCACATAGTGCCTGGGGCTTGAAGAATCTTGAGAAGAGAAGATGACCATGAACCACGAATAGAAGCATTGTAGAACTTTTGAACAT
Proteins encoded in this region:
- the LOC139862090 gene encoding uncharacterized protein, coding for MTGCAINGGWAFPTLSSCVPSRFCIRYIASTRSNGLSFGRQKSLPLTTYCLSDMAVTIASDHNYGNKQVISVTPRVYDYLLTNVREPQILKELREETASLRGSQMQVSPDQAQLLAMLVQILGAKRCIEIGVYTGYSSLAVALVLPESGILVACERDSNSLEVAKRYYDRAGVSHKVDARLGLAVDTLHEMIENGESCSYDFAFVDAEKRMYQEYFELLLKLVRVGGIIVIDNVLWHGKVADPLFNDKKTESIRSFNRALMADERVSISMVPIGDGMTICHKR